Proteins encoded by one window of Haliotis asinina isolate JCU_RB_2024 chromosome 6, JCU_Hal_asi_v2, whole genome shotgun sequence:
- the LOC137286768 gene encoding small ribosomal subunit protein uS9m-like produces MAGHMGRIRHVVLTNQTLLSNWRVIVSDVLPGQLHYTCTSQADSPKSSKAFNKSTPTKAEKISKAMKAYMERAQAHDEMLKKETADYEIGKRHLANIMGLDPDHMTDQDVKESIRYLLPSGLYDPASRPMMKPPQKVFPKRKDAQFGMDGRPFHAFFYTGKPQFYELLYKITWKLEALKKEEDKLLQVGALFHEIEEKAKKLPLHENEWISYDTLKAMVMEEISQQDYGQFLKLMTRFIEHPLAHKEAKYIMKFRQRLNRQSFGDKIKPLKTDKDGRSFMTAEGHRKSAVAAVTVRGHGSGQVTINGLDLEYFTLNMHREQIMFPIQFVNMLGDIDIESQVSGGGPSSQAGAIRLGLARALTSFVSPDIVEKMRLAGLLTRDPRRKERKKPGQAKARKKFTWKKR; encoded by the exons ATGGCCGGCCACATGGGCCGAATTCGGCATGTTGTTTTGACAAATCAGACTTTATTGAGTAACTGGAGAGTCATCGTGTCTGATGTACTACCA GGGCAACTTCACTACACCTGTACATCACAAGCTGACAGCCCAAAGTCATCAAAAGCATTCAACAAGTCAACCCCAACAAAAGCAGAAAAGATTAGCAAAGCTATGAAAGCATACATGGAAAGAGCTCAAGCTCATG ATGAAATGTTGAAGAAGGAGACAGCTGACTATGAGATTGGAAAACGACACCTTGCAAATATAATGGGCCTTGATCCGGACCATATGACAGACCAAGATGTGAAG GAATCGATCCGGTACCTGTTGCCATCAGGACTGTATGACCCTGCTTCAAGACCTATGATGAAG CCACCTCAAAAAGTCTTTCCAAAACGAAAAG atgCCCAGTTCGGGATGGATGGACGGCCTTTCCATGCATTCTTCTACACCGGCAAGCCTCAGTTCTATGAACTTCTCTAT AAAATAACATGGAAGCTTGAGGCTCTGAAGAAAGAAGAAGACAAACTCCTTCAAGTGGGTGCCTTGTTCCACGAGATTGAAGAAAAGGCAAAGAAGCT ACCTCTCCATGAGAATGAGTGGATCAGCTATGACACCTTAAAGGCAATGGTCATGGAGGAGATCAGCCAACAAGAT TATGGCCAGTTCCTGAAACTGATGACGCGGTTTATTGAGCACCCACTCGCCCACAAGGAggccaaatatatcatgaagtTCCGTCAGCGGTTGAACAGACAGAGCTTTGGAGACAAGATTAAGCCT TTGAAGACTGACAAAGATGGGAGGAGTTTCATGACAGCTGAAG GTCATCGTAAAAGTGCTGTGGCTGCTGTGACGGTACGAGGACATGGTTCAGGGCAGGTGACCATCAATGGCTTAGACCTGGAGTATTTCACTCTCAACATGCACAG AGAGCAGATTATGTTTCCAATCCAGTTTGTCAACATGCTAGGGGATATTGACATTGAAAGTCAAGTATCAGGTGGTGGTCCTAGCAGCCAAGCTGGAGCAATTCGTCTTGGACTGGCACGAGCACTGACCAGCTTTGTCAGCCCAGATATAGTGGAGAAAATGAGACTTG CTGGGCTGTTAACAAGGGATCCAAGAAGGAAGGAGAGGAAGAAGCCAGGTCAAGCCAAAGCAAGGAAGAAGTTCACATG